One Nocardia huaxiensis genomic window, AGATCTGCAAACCGAGCAAGAGCACCGGCACGGCCGCGACGGCCGCCCCCACCCGCACTCCACGAGCCGTCACCAGGTCCCTGCCCCGGCGTGTGGCACCTACGGGTTCGGGTCGCCGGTTATCGAGAAGCACCCAGCCATAGTAAACGCCGCATGAACGCAACCCCCGCGGCCAGTTGAACGCAACCCCTGCCCCAAGTTGAACAGCCCCCGCTCAGCACAATATCCCCGCCGACCAGCGACAACAGGAATCACACCGCCGCAAACTTCCGGCTGCGGCCCACTCCGGTCGGAGCCCTGTGCGTTAGAGGCCCGACAGAGCCCTCCGGTGGTTCGAAGCCCGACAACCCTCCGGTGGTTCGAGACCCGACAACCCTCCGGTGGTTCGAGACCCGACAACCCTCCGGTGGTTCGAGACCCGACAACCCTCCGGGGGTTCGAGGCCGGGCGCAGCCCTATGGGGGTTTGGGGGCTCAGCCCCCACTCCCCCTTTCACCGGGGTTCGGGGGCGAAGCCCCCGAGAACCTACTGGTCGAGTTCCTTGACCAGGGAGTCGACGACGGCGACGAGGTCGCCTTGCGCCGCGGCCGCCACGCGGCGCTGCCGCTGGTAGGAAGCCCCGCGCGCCGGAATGTCGGCCACCATGCGCAGTTCGTTCTCGCAGCCGAGCATTTTGGCGGTGGGTTCGAGGCGGTTGAGCAGATCGGTGAGGTCGTCGGTGACGAGACGCTCGTTGCTGTCGGCGTCGGTGATGATGATGGCGTCGAGGCCGTAGCGCGCCGCCCGCCACTTGTTCTCCTGGACATGCCACGGGGGTAGTGGAGTGGGCAGGGTTTCACCGGCTTCCACGCGGTGGTCGAGGTCGACCATGAGGCAGTGGATGAGGGCGACGATGGCGGAAAGTTCGGTGCGGGTGGGGGTTCCGTCGCAGATGCGGACCTCGATGGTGCCCCATTTGGGGGCGGGGCGGATGTCCCAGTGCATGCCGCCGAGTTGTTCGAAGACCCCGGTTTTCGTCTGATCGTGGACGTAGGACTCGAATTGGGTCCAGTTGTCGAACTGGAACGGGAGTCCGGCGGTGGGCAGCTGCTGGAACATGAGTGCGCGGTTGCTCGCGTATCCGGTGTCGACGCCGGCCCACATGGGTGAGGAGGCGGACAGTGCCAGCAGGTGCGGGTAGAACGGCAGCAGACCGTTCAGGATGGGAAAAACCTTGTCGGGGTGCGAGATTCCGACGTGGACGTGCACGCCCCAGATGAGCATCTGGCGTCCCCACCACTGGGTGCGCTCGATGAGTTCGTCGTAGTGCGGGCTGCGGGTGAGCTGCTGGGTGGACCACTGCGCGAAGGGATGTGTTCCGGCGCAGAACAAGTCGACGCCGAGCGGGTCGGCGGCGCGGCGCACCGCGTCCATGGTGTCGTGCAGTTCGTCGACGACCTCGCCGACGCTGTCGTGCTTCCCGGACACGATCTCGACGGTGTTCTTCAGCAGCTCCTTGGTGATCTGCGGGGTGCCGTCCCAGGCGCGCAGATCACCGCAGGCTTCGAAAACCGCTGCGGCGGTGTTGGACAGGTCGCGCGTGTTCTTGTCGACCAGCGCGACTTCCCATTCCACGCCGAGCGTGGGCCGGGGCGAACTGTTGAAGAGGACCTTCGAAATGCCTGCCCCGGCCATGGCTCACCTTGTGGGTTAGGAGATGACGCCGCAGGCCACCCGGCCGCCGGCGTCACCGGTCGCCTGAGTGTCGGCGTCCGGCCCGGTGGCGCCGCCGGGCTGGGAGTAGCGGCTCGGAATATTGCCGAAGTTGTCCGCGCCCGCGTGGATGATCAGGGCCTTGCCCTTGATTTCGTCCAGCGTCACGGCATCGGTGGTGGTGACCAGCTTGGCGCTGCCGTCGGTGCGCACCTCGAGCGAGGTGAGATCGCCGCTGGCAGGGTGCTTCTGGGCGCCGACCTGGAGGTGGCCGCCCGCGGAGAGGAAGTCGCCGGGGTTGCCGCCGGTGGGAGCGACGGAGTTCGGCTTGCATTCGCCGACCTCGTGGATGTGCAGGCCGTGGAAGCCCGGGGTGAGGCCGTTGGCCTCGAGGGTGACCTCGAGGTGGCCGCCGACCTTGCCGAAGGTGGCCGTGCCGACCAGCTTGCCGTTGGAGTCCTTCAGCTGCGCGCTGACGGATTCGGTGGGCGGGTTGGTCATGCCCTGTTCGCCGCCGTGTCCGGTGGTGAAGCCGGCCGGCGCGGGGGAGCTCGTGAAGACAGGCGGGGTCGTCCCCTTGACGTCACTCGATTCCTGGCTGTTCGAGCAGCCTGCGAGGCCGAGGGCCGCGACCGCGAGCAACGGGGTCACAGTCCGCCAGGACGGGCGACGAGTTGTGGACGGGGCCATTCGGAGAACTCCTTTACGAGTCCGATGTTAACGGGCAAGCCGAGTGAACATGGTTACTACTCGGTCAAGATGATGCCAGAGGCACAACCCCGTCACGCGGAGGGGCTGTCCGGGGTGTTCACTGGCCCGCGAGAATCACGATCACGCCGGCCGGCGCGTCCTGGATTCCGGGGAACCGGGGTTCGGCGCCGCAACCGAGTTCATTGGCGATGGCCTGCGCCAGCGCTTGCTCTTTGGGTGAACTGCCGTAGTACACCGTGGTATTCGGGATCACTCCGCTGCTGTAGTTCGCGGATTCAGTGACGTTGTACCCACTGGCGCTGAGTTGACCCGCGGTCTTGGCGGCGAGTCCGGCGATATTGCTGTTGTTGTAAACCCTTACGGGAACCGATTTGTCGACGCCGGCGGTGGTGGTGGGCGGTGTCGTGGTGGTGGGCGCGACGCTGGTGGAGGGCGGCGGCGTGGTGACCGGTGCGGTCGAAATCACCTGTGCCGCAGTGGTGGTCGTCACAGCAGCGGTGGTGGCGGTATCGGATTCACCCTGCGCGTCGGAGGAGTCCGAACTCGACAGGGACATCGCTCCCAGCCCGGCGAATACGATGGCCAGGGCGATGAGGACCATCGCCAGCGCACGCAGCGGCGGGCCCCCGGACGGCGAATTCGGATTGCTCACGGGCTCGAGCCTACTGCTCACACTTGGAATCCGAGACGACGTGCGGCCCTGGTCTTCTGGCGGCTGGCGCGCAGGCGGCGCAGGCGCTTGACGAGCATGGGGTCGGCGGCCAGCGCCTCGGGCTTGTCGACGACGGCGTTGAGGACCTGGTAGTAGCGCGTGGGCGACAGATCGAACAGCTCGCGGATGGCTTCTTCCTTGGCGCCGGCGTACTTCCACCATTTGCGCTCGAAGTCGAGGATGTCCAGCTCACGGCGGGAGAGGCCGTGTGCGCCGTCTTCCGCGGGGGCCGTGACGCTCGCGTCGGCTGGGCCGTCCTCGCTTGCGGAAATATCCCGTGCCGCTGCGCTGTCCATAGTGCTCCTCGCCGAGTTGGAACCAGACGATGATGGTGCTTGTGCGTCCGCCGATCATTCAACCACGCGCGGGAGACTTCCCGACGCGTACCGCTCGGCGTGTTTCGATGATCCGACTCGGCGTGTCGCCGCTGGATCCAAACGTCCGGTTTACGTGAAAAGTGTGCCTGGTGACACTGGCAACGGGCAGCCGACCGCCGCCCGCAACCACCCAGTAGGCTCTTGACCATGGCTATTCTCCCGATCGTCATCGTCGGCGACCCGGTTCTGCACAACCCGACGAATCCCGTGACGGACTCCCCGGAGTCGGAGAAGCTGGCGACACTGATCGCGGACATGTACGAAACCATGGACGCCGCACACGGAGTCGGCCTGGCCGCCAATCAGGTCGGGGTGGCGCTGCGCCTGTTCGTCTACGACTGCCCCGACGAACAGCCCGACGGCAGCATGGTGCGCCGCCGCGGCTGCGTGATCAATCCGGTGCTGGAAACCTCGAAGATTCCCGAGACCATGCCCGATCCGGACGACGACGAAGAGGGCTGTCTATCGGTCCCGGGCGAGCAGTACCCGACCGGCCGCGCCGACTGGGCGCGGGTCACCGGCACCGACGAGCACGGGAATGCGGTCGATATCGAGGGCAACGGCTTCTTCGCCCGCATGCTCCAGCACGAGACCGGGCACCTCGACGGCTTCCTGTACACCGATGTGCTGGTGGGCCGCAATGCCCGCGCCGCCAAGAAGGCCATCAAGCGCAACGGCTGGGGCACACCGGGTTTGAGCTGGGTGCCGGGCACGGTCCCGGATCCGTTCGGGCATGACGACTGACCCCGACGAGACCAGCGGTGCGGCGCTGCCGCCGATCGGACGCCGGGTGGTGGTGCGCTACCGCCTGCCCGAGGGCTATCCGCAACCGCTGACCGATGTGATCGGCGAACTGGTGGCCACCGATCCGCTCACCGTGCGCACCGCCGACGGCCAGGTGGTGTCGGTGGCCCGCGATCGGGTGGTGGCGTGGAAGGCGCTGGGGCCCCGGCCGATTCGCACCAGTGAGATCCGCGCCCTGGAGGCCGCGGCCGCCGACGGCTGGCCGGGCACCCAGCGCGCCTGGATCGACGGCTGGCTGCTGCGCGCCGGCGCGGGCTACACCGGTCGCGCCAATTCCGCTGTGCCGCTGGGCGGTTCGGAGGGTCCGGCGCTGGCCACCGGCGACACCCTGCACCGCATCGGCGAGTGGTACACCGCGCACGGCCTGCCGCTGCAACTACTGCTGCCGGACCGGCTCGCGCCGGTGCCGCAGGGCTGGCGCACCTGGAACGAAACCCTGGTGCTGGCAGCGGAAATCGAGAGTCTGCCGCTGCCGGAGGGCCCGCCCATGGTGCGGTTCGCCGCCGAGCCCGACGGCGCGTGGCTGTCGCTGCACCGGCATCGCGGCGGGGACACCGAGATCGGTTCGACGCCGGTCGTCGAGGTGCTCACCGCCGTGCGCGACGGCGAATTGGCGTTCGCCACAGTGGGTTTGCCGACGCCGCTGGCCATCGGCCGGGCCGCCGTCACCACCGCGCCGGACGGCCGCCGCTGGGTCGGGCTGACCTGCGTCGCGGTCGCGACCGGGCATCGCCGGCACGGGCTGGGCTCGCTGCTGTGCGCGGAGATGGTCCGCTGGGGGCGCTCGCGCGGTGCGACGCATGCCTATGTGCAGGTGGAGGCGGGCAACGAGGCGGCGGTGGGGCTGTATCGGGAGATGGGTTTCCTCGACCACCACAGTTACCGCTACGCGGCCCCGTGACCGGGCTTCGTGTCCTGAATACCGCTGATTCCGAAAGGTTTTCCCGTGCGTCTCGCGACCTGGAACGTGAATTCGATTCGCACCCGGCAGGATCGGGTGCTCGCCTGGCTGGACCGCGCCGATATCGACGTGCTGGCCATGCAGGAGACCAAGTGCAAGGACGAGCAGTTCCCGTTCGAGGCTTTCGAGGCGGCGGGCTACGAGGTCGCGCATGTGGGGCACAGCCAGTGGAACGGGGTGGCCATCGCCTCACGGGTGGGTCTCGAGGCTGTCGAGGTGGCCTTCCCGGAGCAGCCCGGATTCGACAAGAACGCCGGTGACACACTGCTGAGCACGCCGGTCGTGGAGGCTCGGGCGCTGGGCGCGACGTGTGGCGGCGTGCGGGTGTGGAGCCTGTACGTACCCAACGGCCGCGCGCTGGCCGATCCGCACTACACCTACAAGCTGGAATGGCTGGCGGCCCTGCGCACCGCGGGCACCGACTGGCTGGCGCAGGACCCGGACGCACAGATCGCACTGGTGGGTGACTGGAATATCGCCCCCACCGACGACGACGTCTGGTCGCCGGAGTTCTTCGAGGGCAAAACCCATGTCTCCCAACCGGAACGGGACGCCTTCACCGCCTTCGAGAAGACCGGTTTCACCGATGTCATGCGCCCGCTGCACCCGGGCCCCGGCGTCTACACCTACTGGGATTACACGCAGCTCCGTTTCCCTCGCAAGGAGGGCATGCGCATCGATTTCATCCTCGGCTCCCCCGCCCTGGCGGCCCGCGTGACCGACGCCAATGTCGACCGCGAGGAGCGTAAAGGCAAGGGCGCTAGCGACCACGCACCGGTGGTGGCGGTCCTCGCGGACTGAGTCCGATCGGTCCTTTCGTTTTCCCGTTGACAGACAAAGCTAATACCATTAGCTTTGTGGCTACACGAGTTAGCCGCAAAGCTTCAGGAGTTCGACATGACCGAGTACCTCGCCCTCGACGGTGGACAGATCGCCTACGAGGTGGCCGGAACCGGCCCGCTGGTGGTGCTCTCGCACGGCATCGGCGACCACCGCCAGGTCTTCCGTTTCCTCGCCCCGCAGCTGGTGGCGGCGGGCTATCGCGTCGCCTCCGCCGATATGCGCGGCCACGGCGAATCCAGCATGAACTGGACCTCGCACGATGGCAGCCAAGCGATTTCGCGCACCGATGTGGCGGGCGATCTGCTGGCCCTCATCCGCCACCTCGGCGGCCCGGCCGTCATCATCGGCCACTCGCTGTCCGGCGGCGCGGCCACCATCGCCGCCGCGCAGTCCCCCGACCTGGTCACGGGCGTCATCGAACTCGGCCCCTTCACCAAGACGCAGAAGCTCGCCATGGGCGCGTTCTTCACGAACAAGCGCTACAGCAAGGGCATGACGCGACTGCTGGGCACGATGATCTTCAAGAGCCTCGGCATCTGGATGAAGTACCTGGATGTCGCCTATCCGATCAAGCCCGCCGACTACCCGGAGTACATGGCCGCACTCTCGGAAAAGCTCCAGGAGCCCGGCCGTTTCGCGGAATTCATGAAGACCGGCAAGTCGACTCCGGCCGACGCCGAAGCGCAGCTGCCCAATCTGCACCGCCCGGCCCTGATCATCATGGGCGCCCTGGATCCCGACTTCGCCGACCCGTTGGCCGAGGCCGAGGCCGCCGTCGCGCTCATGCCCGCGGGCATCGGCAGCGTGGCTCTCGTCGAGGGCGCGGGCCACTACCCACACGCCGAAAACCCGGACCGGGTGGCCGAATTGACGCTGGCTTTCCTGAAGGAGCACGCGGTTGCCTAGGGCGGGGCTCAGCAAGGCGGAGGTGATCCGGGCGGGCGCGGAGCTGGCCGACGAGGCCGGTTACGACAAGCTCGCCATGGCCCCGCTGGCGCAGCGGCTGGGCGTGAAGACCCCCTCGCTGTACAAGCATGTGGCGAGCCTGGCCGACCTGCAGCACGGTATCGCGACGCTGGCGCTCACCGAGCTGGACCGCGCGACTCGCGATGCCATGCACGGACTTTCGGGCCGGGCGGCACTGGAAGCCTTCGCCCGCTCCTTCCGCGCCTACGTGCTCGGCCACCCCGGCCGCTACGCCGCCACCATCGGGGCCGCCCCGGCCGACGCGGACGATCCGATGCGGGAAACCAGTGCGCGCATGGTGGATTCGATGGTGGTGGTGCTGCGCGGCTACGGCATCCCGGACGACGAGATGGATCATGCCCTGCGCACGCTGCGCACCATGATCCACGGGTTCGCCACCTTGCAGGCGAGCGACGGTTTCCAGTGGACCGGAGATCCCGAGGTCAGTTTCGAGTGGATGCTCCGCTTCATGGACAGCGGCTTGCGCGCACAGCTGAAAAGCTAAGCGGGACGGGTTTTTATGGCGTCCCGGGATATGAAGACGTCATAGTTGCCCGCCGTGGCGATGACCGCGTTGCCGTAGGCGGAGCGCACGAACGGCTTGGTGTACCAGGACTCCGACTTCATATCGTCGAAGAAGTCGCCGTCGCCGCCATTGAGGAAGATGTGATTCTGCTTGGTGGCGATGCCGTCCAGCCGCTGCCCGTAGAGCCGGGTGATCTTGTATCCGGAGTTGAACCCGAGGGCGTTGACCCAGGGTTCCAGCTCCACGATATTGGCCTGCAGCACCCACAGGTCGCCTTCGACCTTGTAGTTGAGCTTCTGTTCGTCGTGGCTCTTGTCGCCGAAGAGCGTGAGTTCGACGTCGAGCATATGTTCTTGTCCCGCAATGGGAGTGGCGACGATGTGCGCCGCCTTCACCTCCCCGGTCAAACCGAGGAAAGCCTGTAGCAGCGTGGTGATCCAGAGGATCACCACCGCCACCAGAACCAGCGAGACAGCGGCCATGCCACGCCCGGCGATGACCCGCCATCCCACTTTGCGCGCCTTGAGTACAGCCGTGACCAGCAGCGCCAGCGCGATAACGCCGAGCGCTATCAGCACCACCTGGATCCAGCCGAATGTCACCGGGAAAACCATGCGGTAGTTGTACCCGGTGTGACCTGTACAACACCGCAGGTCGCGGCCTCGCCGGGCGTGTCATACCGGCGTGCCCCTACGGACACGCCGGTATCGAATCAGAACGCGGCTTCGTCCAGCTTCATGATGTCGTTGTCGAGGTTCTCGACGACATTGCGGACGCCGGCGAGCAGCGGCAGCTTGTTCTTGGCGAACCAGGAGGCGATGCCGACCTTGCCGGTGTAGAAGTTCTTGTCCTTGTCGGCGGCACCGGCGTCCAGGGCCGCCTGGGCGATGGCGGCCTGCTCCAGCAGTCGCCAGGCGATGACGAGATCGCCGGTGGCGTACAGGAACCGGACCGAGCCGAGGCCGACCTTGTAGAGCTCCTCGACGTTCTGCTGCGAGGCCATCAGGTAGCCGGTGAGCGCCGCCGCCATGCCCTGCACGTCGGCCAGGGCCGCACCGAGCAGTCCGCGCTCGACCTTGAACTGGTCCGGCCCGCCGTCGACGAACTTCTGGATGAGCCCGGCGACGTGCGCCAGCGCCACGCCCTTGTCTCGAATGATCTTGCGGAAGAAGAAGTCCTGCGCCTGGATGGCGGTGGTGCCCTCGTACAGCGAGTCGATCTTGCAGTCGCGGATGTACTGCTCGATCGGGTAGTCCTGCAGGTAGCCCGAACCGCCCAGGGTCTGCAGCGATTCGGTGAGGCTCTCGTACGCCCGGTCGGAGCCGCAGCCCTTCACGATGGGCAGCAGCAGGTCGTTGACCTTCTCCGCGAGGGTGTGGTCGACGCCCCAGTTGGCTTCCGCCACATCGGCGTTCTGGTACGAGGCGCAGTACATGTACAGCGCGCGCAGGCCCTCGGCGTACGCCTTCTGGGTGGCCAGCGAGCGACGCACGTCCGGGTGGTGGGTGATGGTCACGCGCGGCGCGGCCTTGTCGGTCATCTGGGTCAGATCCGCACCCTGCACGCGCTGCTTGGCGTACTCGAGCGCGTTCAGGTAGCCGGTGGACAGCGCGCCGGTGGCCTTGGTGCCCACCATCATTCGCGCGTTCTCGATGACCTTGAACATCTGCGCGATGCCGTTGTGCACGTCGCCGACGAGGTAGCCGACGGCCGGAATGTCGCCACCGAAGGTGATCTCACAGGTGGGCGAGGACTTGATGCCCATCTTGTGCTCGACGCCGGTGACCAGCGCGCCGTTCTTCTCGCCGATCGCCATGGTCTCGGGGTCGAAGTGGAAGCGCGGCACGATGAACAGCGACAGGCCCTTGGTGCCGGGGCCGGCGCCTTCGGGGCGGGCCAGCACCAGGTGGAAGATGTTGTCGGCGGTGTCGCCGACGTCGCCGCCGGAGATGAAGCGCTTGACGCCTTCGATGTGCCAGGTGCCGTCGGCCTGCTGGATGGCCTTGGTGCGGCCCATGCCGACGTCGGAGCCGGCGTCGGGCTCGGTGAGCACCATCGTTCCGCCCCAGCGGTTTTCCCACGCGTAGGCGGCCCAGCGCTTCTGCTGCTCGTTGCCCTCGTCGAAGATGACCTTGTGCATGAGCGGGCCCATGTTGAAGAAGCTGGCCGAGTTGTTGGCGGCCACGATCATTTCCTGGATGGCCCAGATGAGCGCGTTGGGCGCGGGGACGCCGCCCATGTCCTCGGACATGCCGAGGCCGGAGTAGCCGGCGTCGTTGACCGCGGCGACGGTCTTCTTCAGCGATTCCGGGACGGTGATGGTGTGCTGGTCCGGGATGAATTCGACCGGGTGCCGGTCGGCCTCCACGAAGGATTCTGCGACCGGCCCTTCGGCGAGGCGCTTGGCCTCGTTGAGCATTTCGCGAGCGGTGTCGCCGTCCAGGTCGCCGTAGGCGCCCTTGTCCAGCAGTTCCCCGATTCCCAGTACCTCGAACAAGTTGAACTCGATGTCTCGCAGGTTCGCCTTGTAATGGGACACGGAAGGGCCTCCTCAGCCGAAGTCGATGATCAGAGTGGAGTTTGCCGTACGGTTGTCCGGTTACGCCAGCGTAGGGACGAGGCCGCCCGGTCAGGGGCGGCAAAGCCACAATCGGTCGCCTGACCACATAACTGTCGGGTGTAAAGCTAACCGGGATTCGGGTCCGCCCGGTTCCACATCAGGCCGTCGCGGAGTTGCTGCCGCTGTCGGTTCGCGCCGCCCGGCCGTAGCGCCGCTTGGCCTCGGCGGGCGTGACGGTGACCGGATTGTCCGGGATTCCGGCGGCCATGTGTTCCTTCAGCAGACGACCGGTCATCGGGCCGATGAAGTTCTTGGCCACCTTCTGCTTGCGACCGTCGTTCTTCAGCACCGCCATGGCCGCGCGCACCGCGGGCGGATAGGCGGCGTCGAGGAAGCCGGGCTGATCGAATCCGCCCGTGACGCGCATCCATTCGGGCAGCGTGGCAATGGCGGCCGGGGCCACCAGGCGGCTGCCGGACCACAGTTTCACGCCCTTCTCCGACGGCGTGTAGAGCAGGTAGTGCATGCCCTCCCGCGCCCGCTCGGAGACGCACAGCTTGGGCCGCATCGCGGCGAAGTACTCGCGCACCTCGGCCCGCGAGGTGGGCACGTCGGCCGGTTTGCAGGTCTGCAGTTCGGCGGCGATCACGCACTCCTGCCAGTACCGCTTCTCCTCGGCGGGCGTGAGCGGACCCGGACCGTACATCTCGTAGCACTTGAGCACCGAATGCCAGCCGGTCACGTGGATCCACAGCTGCGAGTCGGGATTGTTTGCGCTGTACCGCTTTCCGCTGATCGGCTCGATGCCGGTGGCCTTGGCGTGCACCGTCATGAGGTGCTCGGACGCCTCGATGGCCATGCGGCTGTCGGCCACGGCGGCAATGAGGAAGTAGGCGAAGGTGTGGTCGAGCCGCCCGGTCGGGTCGCTGTAGATGCCGCCGACATCGGCGACGGCCGCGGTGAGGTCCGGGTCGAAGTGCTCGAGCACGACCGAACGCTGGAATCCGATGAGCGCGGTGGGCGCGGTCCAGACCTTCCAGGTGGGTGAGTCCGGCCCGAAGAAGCCGTAGTCGACCTGGCGGATGGTGCGGGCAGGCGCGTCGAATTGCGGACGCGAGGGTGCTGCCGTCATCGTCTGCTCCTTTGCAGTGATGGCGCGGGCCGTGGCGGAGGCCCTTTCATTCACGAATGTAGCATTTAGCGTTTCCGCTGGCACGCAGCGCCTCCCCCGTCATCCCGGCATGCTTTTGGCCGGGATCCACACGATGGCGCGCCTGTACTGCCTGTGTGGATTCCGGCCAAAAGCGCGCCGGAATGACGAGGGGGCCACAGCTCAGCTCAGGGGTTCATCTCGTAAACGCCCGCGAGACCGCAGGCCTGGGTGAGCACCCGCTCGAAGCGCTGCGCGTCGGCGACCGGGCGGCGCACCAGCTGCAGTGCCAGCGCCTGCTGCGCCTTGGTGGCGGTGGGCTTGGCGTTCAAGCCGACCGCGTGCTTGGAGAATTCGCGCACGAAGACGTCGAAAAGCTGGT contains:
- a CDS encoding DUF3263 domain-containing protein; its protein translation is MDSAAARDISASEDGPADASVTAPAEDGAHGLSRRELDILDFERKWWKYAGAKEEAIRELFDLSPTRYYQVLNAVVDKPEALAADPMLVKRLRRLRASRQKTRAARRLGFQV
- a CDS encoding GNAT family N-acetyltransferase, which codes for MTTDPDETSGAALPPIGRRVVVRYRLPEGYPQPLTDVIGELVATDPLTVRTADGQVVSVARDRVVAWKALGPRPIRTSEIRALEAAAADGWPGTQRAWIDGWLLRAGAGYTGRANSAVPLGGSEGPALATGDTLHRIGEWYTAHGLPLQLLLPDRLAPVPQGWRTWNETLVLAAEIESLPLPEGPPMVRFAAEPDGAWLSLHRHRGGDTEIGSTPVVEVLTAVRDGELAFATVGLPTPLAIGRAAVTTAPDGRRWVGLTCVAVATGHRRHGLGSLLCAEMVRWGRSRGATHAYVQVEAGNEAAVGLYREMGFLDHHSYRYAAP
- a CDS encoding oxygenase MpaB family protein produces the protein MTAAPSRPQFDAPARTIRQVDYGFFGPDSPTWKVWTAPTALIGFQRSVVLEHFDPDLTAAVADVGGIYSDPTGRLDHTFAYFLIAAVADSRMAIEASEHLMTVHAKATGIEPISGKRYSANNPDSQLWIHVTGWHSVLKCYEMYGPGPLTPAEEKRYWQECVIAAELQTCKPADVPTSRAEVREYFAAMRPKLCVSERAREGMHYLLYTPSEKGVKLWSGSRLVAPAAIATLPEWMRVTGGFDQPGFLDAAYPPAVRAAMAVLKNDGRKQKVAKNFIGPMTGRLLKEHMAAGIPDNPVTVTPAEAKRRYGRAARTDSGSNSATA
- the sodC gene encoding superoxide dismutase[Cu-Zn]; amino-acid sequence: MAPSTTRRPSWRTVTPLLAVAALGLAGCSNSQESSDVKGTTPPVFTSSPAPAGFTTGHGGEQGMTNPPTESVSAQLKDSNGKLVGTATFGKVGGHLEVTLEANGLTPGFHGLHIHEVGECKPNSVAPTGGNPGDFLSAGGHLQVGAQKHPASGDLTSLEVRTDGSAKLVTTTDAVTLDEIKGKALIIHAGADNFGNIPSRYSQPGGATGPDADTQATGDAGGRVACGVIS
- a CDS encoding acyl-CoA dehydrogenase, with product MSHYKANLRDIEFNLFEVLGIGELLDKGAYGDLDGDTAREMLNEAKRLAEGPVAESFVEADRHPVEFIPDQHTITVPESLKKTVAAVNDAGYSGLGMSEDMGGVPAPNALIWAIQEMIVAANNSASFFNMGPLMHKVIFDEGNEQQKRWAAYAWENRWGGTMVLTEPDAGSDVGMGRTKAIQQADGTWHIEGVKRFISGGDVGDTADNIFHLVLARPEGAGPGTKGLSLFIVPRFHFDPETMAIGEKNGALVTGVEHKMGIKSSPTCEITFGGDIPAVGYLVGDVHNGIAQMFKVIENARMMVGTKATGALSTGYLNALEYAKQRVQGADLTQMTDKAAPRVTITHHPDVRRSLATQKAYAEGLRALYMYCASYQNADVAEANWGVDHTLAEKVNDLLLPIVKGCGSDRAYESLTESLQTLGGSGYLQDYPIEQYIRDCKIDSLYEGTTAIQAQDFFFRKIIRDKGVALAHVAGLIQKFVDGGPDQFKVERGLLGAALADVQGMAAALTGYLMASQQNVEELYKVGLGSVRFLYATGDLVIAWRLLEQAAIAQAALDAGAADKDKNFYTGKVGIASWFAKNKLPLLAGVRNVVENLDNDIMKLDEAAF
- a CDS encoding peptide deformylase, whose protein sequence is MAILPIVIVGDPVLHNPTNPVTDSPESEKLATLIADMYETMDAAHGVGLAANQVGVALRLFVYDCPDEQPDGSMVRRRGCVINPVLETSKIPETMPDPDDDEEGCLSVPGEQYPTGRADWARVTGTDEHGNAVDIEGNGFFARMLQHETGHLDGFLYTDVLVGRNARAAKKAIKRNGWGTPGLSWVPGTVPDPFGHDD
- a CDS encoding alpha/beta fold hydrolase, yielding MTEYLALDGGQIAYEVAGTGPLVVLSHGIGDHRQVFRFLAPQLVAAGYRVASADMRGHGESSMNWTSHDGSQAISRTDVAGDLLALIRHLGGPAVIIGHSLSGGAATIAAAQSPDLVTGVIELGPFTKTQKLAMGAFFTNKRYSKGMTRLLGTMIFKSLGIWMKYLDVAYPIKPADYPEYMAALSEKLQEPGRFAEFMKTGKSTPADAEAQLPNLHRPALIIMGALDPDFADPLAEAEAAVALMPAGIGSVALVEGAGHYPHAENPDRVAELTLAFLKEHAVA
- a CDS encoding LytR C-terminal domain-containing protein — its product is MSNPNSPSGGPPLRALAMVLIALAIVFAGLGAMSLSSSDSSDAQGESDTATTAAVTTTTAAQVISTAPVTTPPPSTSVAPTTTTPPTTTAGVDKSVPVRVYNNSNIAGLAAKTAGQLSASGYNVTESANYSSGVIPNTTVYYGSSPKEQALAQAIANELGCGAEPRFPGIQDAPAGVIVILAGQ
- a CDS encoding TetR/AcrR family transcriptional regulator, with protein sequence MPRAGLSKAEVIRAGAELADEAGYDKLAMAPLAQRLGVKTPSLYKHVASLADLQHGIATLALTELDRATRDAMHGLSGRAALEAFARSFRAYVLGHPGRYAATIGAAPADADDPMRETSARMVDSMVVVLRGYGIPDDEMDHALRTLRTMIHGFATLQASDGFQWTGDPEVSFEWMLRFMDSGLRAQLKS
- a CDS encoding exodeoxyribonuclease III; protein product: MRLATWNVNSIRTRQDRVLAWLDRADIDVLAMQETKCKDEQFPFEAFEAAGYEVAHVGHSQWNGVAIASRVGLEAVEVAFPEQPGFDKNAGDTLLSTPVVEARALGATCGGVRVWSLYVPNGRALADPHYTYKLEWLAALRTAGTDWLAQDPDAQIALVGDWNIAPTDDDVWSPEFFEGKTHVSQPERDAFTAFEKTGFTDVMRPLHPGPGVYTYWDYTQLRFPRKEGMRIDFILGSPALAARVTDANVDREERKGKGASDHAPVVAVLAD
- a CDS encoding glutamate--cysteine ligase, yielding MAGAGISKVLFNSSPRPTLGVEWEVALVDKNTRDLSNTAAAVFEACGDLRAWDGTPQITKELLKNTVEIVSGKHDSVGEVVDELHDTMDAVRRAADPLGVDLFCAGTHPFAQWSTQQLTRSPHYDELIERTQWWGRQMLIWGVHVHVGISHPDKVFPILNGLLPFYPHLLALSASSPMWAGVDTGYASNRALMFQQLPTAGLPFQFDNWTQFESYVHDQTKTGVFEQLGGMHWDIRPAPKWGTIEVRICDGTPTRTELSAIVALIHCLMVDLDHRVEAGETLPTPLPPWHVQENKWRAARYGLDAIIITDADSNERLVTDDLTDLLNRLEPTAKMLGCENELRMVADIPARGASYQRQRRVAAAAQGDLVAVVDSLVKELDQ